The genomic window CTGTAGACGATAGTCCTATTATGCAAGTAACGCTTAAACGGGCGCTATCAGAGCAATATCAGGTACTAATAGCAAGCAACGCCAAAGATGCGTTGATGTTATTACATCGTACTGATGTTGAACTGTTATTACTTGATGTGACAATGCCGGAAATTGATGGCTTAGAAGTCTGTCGCACAGTGCGAAGTATTGCCAAGTTCCGTGACTTGCCAATAATTATGGTGACAGCAAAAGATGGTTTCTTTGACAAAGTTAAAGGTAAATTTGCCGGGTCTACTGACTATGTAACTAAACCTTTTAATCCAGAACAATTACGCCAGCTAGTTAGCAAATATATTAACAGCACTAACAATTCTGATTCTTTAAGTACAATCTAAATCTAAATTTTTGTAAGTTTTATAGCTTAATATTATCTCTGCAAAATCTACCAAAATTGCTAATAAAAATGGAAAATAAGTCTTATCTAGTCTTCAGTTTAGATAATTTAAAATATGGAATAGACGCTTTATTGGTGCAAGAAATTTTTTATCTTCCTGAACTTATCCCGATTGTTGAAGCCCCAAACGACATTGTAGGATTGTTAAATTTGCGCGGCAAAATTGTGCCAGTTATGCACTTAAGTTTGCGGTTAGGAAATCAGCTAGAACAGTGTTATTTGACCGATAGTATCATTGTTTTAGATTATGATGGATTGCAGGTGGGAATCATTGTAAGTAACGTCCATGAGGTTAAAAACATTAGTCCAAAATTAATAGAAAACGCTATAGATTATGGACGGATAAAAGATATTAATTATAGGTTTTTAGCGGGAATAGCAAAGGTCGATTCTACCACAATTTTATTGCTAAATCATCATAATTTGCTTCGCGAACCTGAAAAGGTAGAAGCCCTCCTTGAGGAAGATAGCCAAAATTTAGAGCAATCGAGCTTAGTCAACAATTTTTATACAACTTGCTGCCCTAATGCTACCACTAAAGAAAAAACGATTTTTAAGGAACGAGCAGATAATTTAAAACAGTTAGCTAATGATAATAGTTCTATAGAATTAATTCCCTTGGCCGTGATTGGATTAAATAATGAATACTTTGGCATTGAGCTAGAGTTTGTTCAAGAATTTACTAACATTCCTAAAGTTACTCCAATACCATGCTGCCCATCTCATATAGTTGGCAACATGAATTTAAGAGGCGAAATTTTGACATTAGTTGATATTCGTAGCCTTCTAAATATGCCTTTAGCAAAAACAAGCAATGGGAATAAAGCTCTTGTCGTTGGCAATGAAGATTTAATTGCAGGTTTTTCAGTAGATGAAGTTTTTGATGTGATGTATTTACATCCATCCGCAGTAACTTCTTTGCCTGTAGCTGTCAACTCAAAAGATGAAAAATATTTGCGAGGAACTGTTGCTTATTTGGGAAATATGCTAACTATTCTTGACTTACCTAAACTATTAATGAATGAATTGTTAGTAGTAAATGAAACCGTCTAAAACCCACTAATTTTTTGATAAATAAGAGCCGAAAAATGTTGAGAAATTTAAACAATTTACCATTGCGGACAAAAGCGATCGCCTTAGCGATCGCCTTAGGCACAATTCCGGTACTTTTAGTCGGTACAACTAACTACATTTCCTCCATACAAAAAAGCCGCCAAGCTGCTGAACAAGCCCAAGAAAACCTAACTACTGCGCTAGCGGATAAAGTTGGGCAGTTTATGTTTGAGCGCCATGGCGATATTCAGGTACTTGCTAACTTGCCAATTCTTTCCAACCCCGAAAAAACTTCAGGAATTACACCCCAGCAAAAGCAAGCTGTATTAGATAAATACATGAAACTGTATGCAGTTTATGACAGTATTGCTGTAGCCGATCTAACGGGCAAAACTATTTTGCAAACTAGCGGAGAAGCCATTAGTGGATTGGGAGAGCAAGACTACTTTAAAGCAGCGCTGGAAACTAAGCAATCGGTAATTGCGCCGCCAACAAAGTCTAAATTAAACGGCAAATATTATGTTTTTCTTGCTTCACCAATAGTTAACGCCAACACCAACAAAATAACTGGTGTAGTGCGAACCCGGATTCCGGTAGATAATTTAGATCCAATTGTTAAAGTTAGCAACTCTACGGTAGATGGAAGCAGTCAAACCGCCGCAGAATACCATCTAACGGATGCGAATGGTAAATTCTTTGCCGCCGCCGAAAAAGACCAAATAGGACGAGATGCAAAAAAAGATTTTGCAAGTTTTGCCCAGTTACAGGGAGATAAAAAAGTTGCAAGTGCCGTAAATATCGATCAACTTGATAAAAACGAACAACTCGTATCTTATGCTCCGGTAACTCAAATTGCGGGAATGCCCAATCTCAATTGGAGTGTAGTATTAGCAGAAGATACGGCAAAGGTTTATGCCGGGGAAGGTCAACTACTGCTAAACCTCATTTTGGGTACGGGATTAACCGCGCTAATTGCCAGTGGACTTGCGGTACTTTTTGCTAACCGGACTACTAAATTAATTCAGGGAATTGCTAGTGCGATCGCCTCAAGTTCTACAGAAATCGCCGCCACCGTAGAGCAACAGGAGCGTACCGTTTCTGGACAAGCAAGTTCTGTAAATCAAACAACTACCACAATGGACGAATTGGGAGCATCTTCGCGCCAATCAGCAGAGCAAGCGGAGGCTTCCGCCGCCGGAGCAAGTCAGGCTCTAAACCTCGCTGAAGGGGGAACTCAAGCAGTACAACAAACCCTCAAAGGCATGACAACTCTCAAAGAGCAAGTCAATGAAATAGCTAACGCAATTATTCGCCTCAGCGAACAAACAAGTCAAATTGGCTTGGTTTCGTCTCTGGTAGGGGATTTAGCTAATCAAACTAATATGTTGGCGCTCAACGCAGCAGTAGAAGCCGCTCGTGCGGGAGAACATGGTAAGGGGTTTGGGGTAGTAGCCACCGAAATTCGCAAGCTTGCCGATCAAAGTAAAAAATCCTCTGAAAAAATCAACACTTTAGTTGGTGATATTCAGTCAGCGATTAATAAAACCGTGATGGTGACAGATGAAGGGACAAAAAAAGTCGAGCAAGGATTGGAATTAGCCGAAAAAACCGCCGAAACCTTCACAGGGGTAGCAGATTCAGTTAATAACGTATTTTTAAACAGCCAACAAATTTCTCTTAGTGCCAAACAACAAGCGATCGCTGTTCAGCAAGTAGTAACGGCAATGAACTCTATTAACTTAGGGGCAAAAGAAAGCGCTAGTGGCATTACTCAAGTTAAATCCAGCGCCCAGCAACTCAAAGAGGCGGCGCAAAAACTCCAAGCTGTAGTTTAAAAACTGCCACAGTTCAATCCAAAATTATCGGAACAAAAGAAAATGTTTGACAATTTCAGCCTCAGAAACAAAATGCTACTTGGCTATTGCGTCCCTATTGTCTTATTTATTGTCTTAGGAGGGATTACCTATTCCAGCATTACGAAGAAAAATGCTTTGGAAGAAAAGATAAAACTTGCCCAAGAGACAACTATAAATGTTGATGAGTCCGTCTATGGCTTATCAAGAATGGTACGCAACGTCCGGGGTCGCGTGCTATTTCCCCAAGATGCGAGTTACTTAAAATCCTATCAAGAAGGGCTAGACGCATTTCAGCAAGCATCAACCCAGTTAAAGCTACAAGTTAAAGACCCCAAGCAACTAGAGCGTTTAAATACCATTATCGCAGATGGAAACCGGCTCAATCAAGTTGCAGAACAGACCTTTGGCTTGCTATCTCAAGGAAAAATTGCCCAGGCAACTCAGCTTACCAAGACTTTGCGAATGTCTAATATAGATAAAGCTAAAACAGCAGCGATCGCCCAAGAACAAAATTTTCTTAAAGCAGCATCCTCGCAAGCTCAAGCAACTAATAATCTGCTAGTTCTATTGAGTACCCTAGGAACATTACTTACAACACTATTTGCTTTAGCTGTGGGAATATGGCTTTCTGCAAATATTGGGCGGACGATTAAAACCGTTAATCAAGCCGCTAGTGCGATCGCCTCAAGTTCTACAGAAATCGCCGCCACCGTAGAGGAGCAAGAACGCACCATATCTGGGCAAGCAAGTTCAGTCAATCAAACTACTACCACAATGGACGAACTGGGGGCATCTTCGCGCCAATCAGCAGAACAAGCGGAAGCCTCCGCTTCCGGCGCAAGTCAAGCTTTAACCCTCGCTGAAGATGGCACAAAAGCTGTACAGCAAACCCTCAAAGGAATGTCAACGCTTAAAGAGCAAGTCAATGAAATAGCTAACGCCATCATTCGCCTCAGCGAACAAACAGGACAAATTGGCTCGGTTTCATCTCTAGTTGGAGATTTAGCTAATCAGACTAATATGTTGGCGCTCAACGCGGCGGTAGAAGCCGCTCGTGCGGGAGAACATGGTAAGGGGTTTGGGGTAGTAGCAACCGAAATTCGCAAACTTGCCGATCAAAGTAAAAAATCCTCTGAAAAAATCAATACTTTAGTTGGCGATATTCAATCGGCGATTAATAAAACCGTGATGGTGACAGATGAAGGGACAAAAAAAGTCGATCGCAGTTTAGAACTAACTCAAGGTACGGCGAAGATTTTTACTGGGGTAGCAGATTCGGTTAATCACGTATTTCTAAACAGTCAACAAATTTCTTTGAGCGCCAAACAACAAGCGATCGCCGTCCAGCAAGTAGTAACGGCGATGAACTCCATTAATTTAGGAGCTAAAGAAAGCGCCACTGGTATCACTCAAGTCAAGTCCAGCGCCCAGCAACTCAAAGTCGCGGCGCAAAAACTCCAAGCTGTTGTTTAAAAAACTTACCTACCCCCCAACGCCATGATGATTGAAGACGTTGAATTACGAAATCTCTTTAAAACCTCCAGTGAAGAACATTTGCATAACCTCGAAAATGGGTTAATGCAGCTTGAAAAAAATTCCCAAGATCGAGCAATATTAGAAGAAGTTTTGCGCGAAGCACACACCCTCAAGGGTGATGCGCGAATGTTGGGCGTAGATGATATTGAAACTTTGATTCACCAAATCGAAGATATTTTCGTTGCTGTCAAAAAACAAGAGCAAGTTCTGACTCCAACATTATGCGAGTCCTTGTATCAAGGATTAGACGCGATGCGAAAAATAGTCGGCGAAGCAGTTACCGGAGTAGCTTCGGGGGTGAATGTCTTTTATGTCTTAGCTCAATTGATGGGAGCAAGTACCAATACTTGCTTAGAAGATGAGGACGCACTTTTTGCGCCAACCACTAGCGAAGTCGATTTATTTGCCAATACTCCCGAACAGCTAGAAGTCGATCTATTTCCCAATTTATCTGCTAGCGAACCATTGGCGCAAGATATTCCTAGTCAAGACATAGCTACAAGCGAAAATAACTATCAAATTGAGACAATCCGCGTCGAACCCCAAAAACTCGATACTTTGATAACTCAAGCTGGGGAACTAGCGGTTACTAAACAACGCATTGCTTACCATCTCACCGAAATCGAGGAAATAGCTACCCTATACGACGAATGGAGTCGCGAGGCTTTTGTACAGCGTTTGGCGCTAGATAACTTAGAGAAGATGGCACATAATTCTAGTGCTAACGAGCAGTTACCTTTTCATCATCAAGTAGAACAACATCTAGACCGTTTGGGAATTTTAATTAACCGATTGAAAAATCAAGCTTACGAAGATACCGCTAGACTCGAACTTGTCGCTAATGAATTAGAATCGGGCATTCGCACGTTACGACTATTGCCTTTGTCTACAGTATTTAATCTGTTTGGGCGCATGGTGCGGGATCTAGCAAGTCAACAATCAAAACAAATAAACCTAGTGATTGAAGGGGGAGACACTACCGCCGATAAGCGCATCTTGGAGGAAATCAAAGATCCCCTCCTGCACATGATTCGTAATTCCATCGATCACGGGATCGAAACACCCCAAGAGAGGGAAAAAGTAGGTAAGCCGCCAACAGCTACAATTCGCCTGCGAGGTTATCAATCAGCTAATAGTATCGGGATTGAAATAATTGACGATGGGCGCGGATTGGATACAGAAAGCATTAAACGTACTGCTTTGCGGCGGGGGGTTTGTTCTTCTGATGAACTTACAAAAATGTCTCCTCATCAAATTCAGTCGTTGATTTTTGCGCCCGGATTTTCGACGCGCACAGAAGTTACTGAGCTTTCGGGTAGAGGTATCGGCTTAGATGTGGTACGCGCCAAAGTCGAACAACTCAAAGGTGCGATCGCTGTTGAGTCAAATCAAGGGTTGGGATGTACCTTCAAATTACAGCTTAATACCACGCTCACGACCGCTCACGTCTTAATTGTGGAAGTTAATAACGTTTCCTATGCAATTCCTGTAGACTCGGTACAGACTACGCTACTTGTGGCTCGTCAGGAGATTTTTGCGACGGGTGGCTCTCAAACAATTATGTTAGATAGTCAACCTGTATCAGTGGTTTGGCTGACCGATTTGTTGCAATTACCCTTAAATATTCCTACTTCGCCTAAAGCGGTAGATTCCACCGCAACAATGCTCCCTTGTATCGTGTTGCAAGTCGGAACAGAGCGATTGGGACTATTGGTAGATGCTTTACTTGACCAACAAAATGTAGTTTTAAAGCCGCAAAGTAAGTTACTTCAGCGCGTTCGTAATGTTTCTGGCGCAACTATTTTAGGTACGGGGGAAGTGTGTATGATTCTTAATCCCCAAGATTTGCTTAAGTCCGTGCAAAAAAGTACAGGGGCAACGATTACTGTTTCACAGCCATTTCTCCAAGAAGTCAAGAAACCCGCAATCTTACTGGTAGAAGACTCTATTACAATTCGGACTCAAGTTAAACGCATTTTAGAAGGTGCAGGCTATGATGTAACCGCCGCCGTGGATGGATTAGATGGTTTTAATAAATTAAAGTCTAAAAATTTTGATGCGGTGGTTTCAGATATCCAAATGCCCAATGTTGACGGTTTAGCGCTGACGGCAAAAATTCGTCAACAAAAACAATATAGCGAACTGCCAATTATTTTAGTCACTACTCTAGCTGACGATGAAGATAAAAAAAGAGGCGCTGAGGCTGGCGCAAATGCTTACTTGACTAAAGGCAACTTTGAGCAACAATTACTCTTAGATACTTTAAAAAGATTAATCTAAATGCCAGAACCAATTTCTGTTTTATTAGTAGAAGATTCCCCGGTTGCTTTAGAGATTATCGATAGGTTGCTCACATCGTCGCCAGACATTAAAGTTGTAGGCAAAGCTCGTAATGGCAAGGAAGCACTAAATTTAATTGCCAAACTGCAACCCAAGGTAATTTGCACAGATTTACATATGAAAGAAATGGACGGTTTAGAACTTACTAAACAAGTAATGGAAAATTATCCCCGTCCAATTTTAGTGATTAGTACTTCCGTCCAAAAAGAAGACACTAATACTATTTTTGAACTTTTGCAAGCTGGAGCGGTTGATGTTTTTCCGAAGCCAAATACAGGGTTAGCTTCCGATTACGAACAAGTGAAGCGAGACTTGATTAATAAAATTAAAATTCTCTCTGGGGTAACAGTTTTTACTAGGCGGCAAGCTCTCCCTCTAAGTAATTTTAATTCAACTAATAATTTTGCTTTTTCGGCGGATATTACTAGAGCAATTAAAGTAATTACTATTGGCACTTCCACTGGTGGGCCGCAAGCTGTGCATAAAATTATTGCTCAATTACCAGCCAACTTACCTGTACCTGTAATTTGTACTCAACATATCAGCCAAGGATTTTTGCAGGGATTGGTAGATTGGTTAGATTCGGAGTGTAAAGTAAAAGTGAAAATTGCCCAAGTTGGCGAAATGCCTGTCCCTGGAACGGTATATTTTGCCCCAGACCAGAATCATTTAGAATTAGATACTCAAGGCAACTTTATTTACGGTTCATCAATACCCGTAGATGGTCATTGTCCTTCAGTGACAGTTACCTTTAAGTCAGTTGCGAAGTTTTATGGTAAGGCAACTATGGGTATTTTGTTAACAGGAATGGGTAAAGATGGGGCGCTAGGAATGCAAGCTATTTCTACTGCTGGGGGAATTACCATTGCTCAAGATGAAAAAACTTGTGTAGTCTTTGGGATGCCCTCCGAAGCGATCGCTCTTGGAGTTGTACAACAGGTTTTGCCAATCCAAGATATCGCTCCTTTGTTATTGAAAAAGCTTGCTAGGTAGCACTTTCCCCACTTACTCCTTACTCCCATTCAATAGTTCCCGGTGGCTTGGAGGTAATATCGTAAACAACCCGATTTACCCCGGCAACTTCGTTGACAATCCGGTTAGATATTGCTTCTAATACATCGTAAGGAACTCGCGCCCAATCTGCGGTCATGCCATCTTCACTGGCTACTAAGCGTAAAACTATCGGGTAAGCGTAGGTACGTTGATCCCCCATTACTCCTACAGTCCGAACCGGCAACAGCACAGCAAAAGCTTGCCAAAAGTCGTGATAAATTCCCCGACGGTTGATTTCTTGACGGACAATTAGATCGGCTTCTCGCAAGATTTCTAAGCGCTCAGAAGTAATTTCTCCCAAAATCCGAATTGCTAAACCAGGGCCAGGAAACGGCTGTCGCAAAACAATTTCTTCGGGTAAACCAATCTGTCGCCCAACTTTGCGGACTTCATCTTTAAATAGCTTGCGCAGGGGTTCGACGAGCTTAAACCGTAAGTCTTTAGGTAAACCGCCAACATTGTGATGGCTTTTGATTTTCACCGCTACTCGTTCGCCCGTTTTGGGGTCAATATTGGTATCGGCTGATTCAATTACATCGGGGTAAAGCGTACCTTGAGCTAAGTAATCAAAGGGTCCGAGGTTTTTGGAGGCTTCTTCAAATACTTGGATAAATTCGTGGCCAATCCGGCGGCGTTTTTCTTCAGGATCGGTGACACCTGCTACTAAAGCCAAAAAGCGATCGCGCGCGTCTACATACTCCACAGGAATATGGAACTGCTCTTGAAATAGCTTCACTAACCGCTCTGGCTCTAATTTGCGCATAAAGCCTTGATCGATAAAGACGCAAGTTAAGCGACTTCCAATTGCCTGATGAAGTAAAAATGCTAACGTTGACGAATCTACACCCCCAGAAAGGGCAAGTAGCACCCGCTTTTCGCCTACTTGAGCGCGAATTTCTCTAATTGCTTCTTCCACAAAAGCGGCGGTTGTCCAAGTGGGTTCGCACTCGCAAATGTGGTAAACAAAGTTGCGAATTAAAGCAAGTCCGCCAACAGAATGCACTACTTCGGGGTGAAATTGTACGCCGTAGAGTTTTTGATCGTAATTGGCGATCGCCGCACAAGGTGTATTTTCGGTATGCGCCAGCACTTCAAAGCCTACAGGTAATTGAGCGCAAGAGTCGCCGTGACTCATCCACATAGTTGTCCCTTCTTCGACGTTTGTTAGTAAGTCGGTAGGGTCGTCAATTAATAAGGAGGCTTTGCCGTACTCTTTACGCTCGGCGGGTTGTACGTCTCCCCCTAGTTGCTTAACCATAAGTTGCATTCCGTAACATACCCCTAAAATTGGAATCCCTAAATGCCAGATTTGGGGATCGCACTCTGGAGCGTTAGGAGTATAGACAGAACTTGGCCCACCAGAGAGAATAATTCCTTTAGGATTTAGTTGGCGCAACTGTTCGGCGGTGGTGCGGTAGGAGAGAACTTCGGAATATACTTGAGTTTCCCTAATTCTCCTGGCGATTAGTTCTGAATACTGCGAACCGAAGTCTAAAATCGCAATCATTTGGCGATTTAGTTGGTTCAATTCTTCATTTTGCGGCAACGCTTCTGTCTGTACCACCTAATTTATTCCTATTAATTGCAAGTAGTGGAGGTTAGAAATAGATAAATTTTTGGGTAAAGGGAATAAACGATCGCTAACCCGTAGATAAAAACTTATTTGTTAGTATTTCAATTATTCTTATTAAATTAACACAACTGAGACAGCAACGTCTTAGCAGTTTGACTGGTAGCAACTATAGTGCGATCGCGGTCAAACAAGACTGAACCAACATCAACATGGCGACTTGTAAGCTTGAATATGTATTGCGTAGAGCGCAAGTCGATAGCAGCAGCAACCGAGTTATAAAGCTCTTGTACCCAGTTGCTCCCCGTTTGCTCGTCCAAGTCTCGGAGGTATTGCAAAGCCGATTCGGTAGTAGAACTGTTAAAAATATTTTGTAATCTGGAGGTTGATATACCTAATTGAGCAGCATGAGCCGTCAAAATTTCTAAGCGTCCATCGGCTAAATGGTGGTGAGTATGAAAAATTCCCCCAGCCAGTTTTACGAGTTTTCCATGATAACCAAACAATAAAATATCCTTAACTTCTTGACTAGCTGCTTCAACTAATAACGATCCTAACCAATTGGCAGTTTTAACTAATTGTTGAGGATTAATCCCCAAATTTTGCGCTAAATCCAACCCATTTTCGCCAATACAAAACACCAATAGCTTGTTAGATTTTGCTTTTAGGCGCACTTGTTCTAAACAAGCCTCCAATTGTCCGGGGGCGCTCAATGGTTGAGAAATCCCGGTTGTACCGAGTAAAGAAAGCCCTTCAACTACTCCAAAAGCTGCGTTAGAAGTCCGTTCAGCTAAGGCTCTACCTTCAGGGAGAATAATTGTGAGTTTAATATTTTCCTGGGGTTGTAAAAGCCGCAATAAATTAACTTGTAATAATTGCTGGGCGTAACTATAG from Synechocystis sp. PCC 7509 includes these protein-coding regions:
- a CDS encoding chemotaxis protein CheW — its product is MENKSYLVFSLDNLKYGIDALLVQEIFYLPELIPIVEAPNDIVGLLNLRGKIVPVMHLSLRLGNQLEQCYLTDSIIVLDYDGLQVGIIVSNVHEVKNISPKLIENAIDYGRIKDINYRFLAGIAKVDSTTILLLNHHNLLREPEKVEALLEEDSQNLEQSSLVNNFYTTCCPNATTKEKTIFKERADNLKQLANDNSSIELIPLAVIGLNNEYFGIELEFVQEFTNIPKVTPIPCCPSHIVGNMNLRGEILTLVDIRSLLNMPLAKTSNGNKALVVGNEDLIAGFSVDEVFDVMYLHPSAVTSLPVAVNSKDEKYLRGTVAYLGNMLTILDLPKLLMNELLVVNETV
- a CDS encoding methyl-accepting chemotaxis protein, whose protein sequence is MLRNLNNLPLRTKAIALAIALGTIPVLLVGTTNYISSIQKSRQAAEQAQENLTTALADKVGQFMFERHGDIQVLANLPILSNPEKTSGITPQQKQAVLDKYMKLYAVYDSIAVADLTGKTILQTSGEAISGLGEQDYFKAALETKQSVIAPPTKSKLNGKYYVFLASPIVNANTNKITGVVRTRIPVDNLDPIVKVSNSTVDGSSQTAAEYHLTDANGKFFAAAEKDQIGRDAKKDFASFAQLQGDKKVASAVNIDQLDKNEQLVSYAPVTQIAGMPNLNWSVVLAEDTAKVYAGEGQLLLNLILGTGLTALIASGLAVLFANRTTKLIQGIASAIASSSTEIAATVEQQERTVSGQASSVNQTTTTMDELGASSRQSAEQAEASAAGASQALNLAEGGTQAVQQTLKGMTTLKEQVNEIANAIIRLSEQTSQIGLVSSLVGDLANQTNMLALNAAVEAARAGEHGKGFGVVATEIRKLADQSKKSSEKINTLVGDIQSAINKTVMVTDEGTKKVEQGLELAEKTAETFTGVADSVNNVFLNSQQISLSAKQQAIAVQQVVTAMNSINLGAKESASGITQVKSSAQQLKEAAQKLQAVV
- a CDS encoding methyl-accepting chemotaxis protein, with protein sequence MFDNFSLRNKMLLGYCVPIVLFIVLGGITYSSITKKNALEEKIKLAQETTINVDESVYGLSRMVRNVRGRVLFPQDASYLKSYQEGLDAFQQASTQLKLQVKDPKQLERLNTIIADGNRLNQVAEQTFGLLSQGKIAQATQLTKTLRMSNIDKAKTAAIAQEQNFLKAASSQAQATNNLLVLLSTLGTLLTTLFALAVGIWLSANIGRTIKTVNQAASAIASSSTEIAATVEEQERTISGQASSVNQTTTTMDELGASSRQSAEQAEASASGASQALTLAEDGTKAVQQTLKGMSTLKEQVNEIANAIIRLSEQTGQIGSVSSLVGDLANQTNMLALNAAVEAARAGEHGKGFGVVATEIRKLADQSKKSSEKINTLVGDIQSAINKTVMVTDEGTKKVDRSLELTQGTAKIFTGVADSVNHVFLNSQQISLSAKQQAIAVQQVVTAMNSINLGAKESATGITQVKSSAQQLKVAAQKLQAVV
- a CDS encoding hybrid sensor histidine kinase/response regulator, which codes for MMIEDVELRNLFKTSSEEHLHNLENGLMQLEKNSQDRAILEEVLREAHTLKGDARMLGVDDIETLIHQIEDIFVAVKKQEQVLTPTLCESLYQGLDAMRKIVGEAVTGVASGVNVFYVLAQLMGASTNTCLEDEDALFAPTTSEVDLFANTPEQLEVDLFPNLSASEPLAQDIPSQDIATSENNYQIETIRVEPQKLDTLITQAGELAVTKQRIAYHLTEIEEIATLYDEWSREAFVQRLALDNLEKMAHNSSANEQLPFHHQVEQHLDRLGILINRLKNQAYEDTARLELVANELESGIRTLRLLPLSTVFNLFGRMVRDLASQQSKQINLVIEGGDTTADKRILEEIKDPLLHMIRNSIDHGIETPQEREKVGKPPTATIRLRGYQSANSIGIEIIDDGRGLDTESIKRTALRRGVCSSDELTKMSPHQIQSLIFAPGFSTRTEVTELSGRGIGLDVVRAKVEQLKGAIAVESNQGLGCTFKLQLNTTLTTAHVLIVEVNNVSYAIPVDSVQTTLLVARQEIFATGGSQTIMLDSQPVSVVWLTDLLQLPLNIPTSPKAVDSTATMLPCIVLQVGTERLGLLVDALLDQQNVVLKPQSKLLQRVRNVSGATILGTGEVCMILNPQDLLKSVQKSTGATITVSQPFLQEVKKPAILLVEDSITIRTQVKRILEGAGYDVTAAVDGLDGFNKLKSKNFDAVVSDIQMPNVDGLALTAKIRQQKQYSELPIILVTTLADDEDKKRGAEAGANAYLTKGNFEQQLLLDTLKRLI
- the cheB gene encoding chemotaxis-specific protein-glutamate methyltransferase CheB encodes the protein MPEPISVLLVEDSPVALEIIDRLLTSSPDIKVVGKARNGKEALNLIAKLQPKVICTDLHMKEMDGLELTKQVMENYPRPILVISTSVQKEDTNTIFELLQAGAVDVFPKPNTGLASDYEQVKRDLINKIKILSGVTVFTRRQALPLSNFNSTNNFAFSADITRAIKVITIGTSTGGPQAVHKIIAQLPANLPVPVICTQHISQGFLQGLVDWLDSECKVKVKIAQVGEMPVPGTVYFAPDQNHLELDTQGNFIYGSSIPVDGHCPSVTVTFKSVAKFYGKATMGILLTGMGKDGALGMQAISTAGGITIAQDEKTCVVFGMPSEAIALGVVQQVLPIQDIAPLLLKKLAR
- the guaA gene encoding glutamine-hydrolyzing GMP synthase, with the translated sequence MIAILDFGSQYSELIARRIRETQVYSEVLSYRTTAEQLRQLNPKGIILSGGPSSVYTPNAPECDPQIWHLGIPILGVCYGMQLMVKQLGGDVQPAERKEYGKASLLIDDPTDLLTNVEEGTTMWMSHGDSCAQLPVGFEVLAHTENTPCAAIANYDQKLYGVQFHPEVVHSVGGLALIRNFVYHICECEPTWTTAAFVEEAIREIRAQVGEKRVLLALSGGVDSSTLAFLLHQAIGSRLTCVFIDQGFMRKLEPERLVKLFQEQFHIPVEYVDARDRFLALVAGVTDPEEKRRRIGHEFIQVFEEASKNLGPFDYLAQGTLYPDVIESADTNIDPKTGERVAVKIKSHHNVGGLPKDLRFKLVEPLRKLFKDEVRKVGRQIGLPEEIVLRQPFPGPGLAIRILGEITSERLEILREADLIVRQEINRRGIYHDFWQAFAVLLPVRTVGVMGDQRTYAYPIVLRLVASEDGMTADWARVPYDVLEAISNRIVNEVAGVNRVVYDITSKPPGTIEWE
- the cbiD gene encoding cobalt-precorrin-5B (C(1))-methyltransferase CbiD codes for the protein MPRSGYTLPVFACASAIAALQWLQNRTCCQTVAVDLICPDQTVEIAIEQVAGISPQMALAITRSDPGDNLDLTRHTPIWALVEWLESSPQQITIVGGEGLGHKLNGDPAVYSYAQQLLQVNLLRLLQPQENIKLTIILPEGRALAERTSNAAFGVVEGLSLLGTTGISQPLSAPGQLEACLEQVRLKAKSNKLLVFCIGENGLDLAQNLGINPQQLVKTANWLGSLLVEAASQEVKDILLFGYHGKLVKLAGGIFHTHHHLADGRLEILTAHAAQLGISTSRLQNIFNSSTTESALQYLRDLDEQTGSNWVQELYNSVAAAIDLRSTQYIFKLTSRHVDVGSVLFDRDRTIVATSQTAKTLLSQLC